One window of the Crateriforma spongiae genome contains the following:
- a CDS encoding PAS domain-containing sensor histidine kinase: protein MQSLREYLNAAPDLLYQALDLATAGFYVCPISDPSGAGQDLDACREDADASGRLTDVFFSKRTFASLGHPIPADDLWQSWVGLIHPDDLQRVVDEIKHAMNQTSATVLIEYRLLRDDGSYRFTRESGKMVRPDQLGRTCYLGVLSDIDRQVEFERQLIRQNHDTQTILDTIPTCIWVKDEQSRIERVNRAAAEGTGLPPEQIVGKLTRDVYPSEAKRFEETDATIMQGDMVRAVPEKLVHRDGSFRNMLIDKYKLQCDADSQARILVVGSDVTELVSTQRAMAKSEALFRTMFDSSPIGMLLVDNDGTIRLANDRCQTMFGYQDGELINHAIEQLVPLSARGAHRRHRDSFSSVPQGRRRGDIRHLPAVRKDGSKFVVDVWLTNVSVDNQVMTLASVSDVTEQANTETRLKLAVEVGNVGFWETDPNTGRVELSPQAMRQMGITEPITDVQGFLDRLHPDDREATLKAFDDHVRGDLPIYEAVFRLLHVDGDYRWVISRGICIRDDDGVAQPAVGFHIDITEQQEMKLELERSNQDLDRFAYIASHDLKAPLRGIRNIVGWLQEDLDDRADPDIDDHMRLLTTQADRMNRLLDDLLQYARIGRESVAVQDVDLAKTVNELFEFISPPQHIRLEIPDDLPTFQTARAPLEQVIRNLFTNAVQHAGSQNDRIAFDCQRDGEFYCFRVRDWGKGVPAEYHEKVFQLFQSITPRDRQSGTGLGLALVRRLVEQAGGRAWVESPQDGGAAFGFTWPVKYRV, encoded by the coding sequence ATGCAATCGCTTCGCGAATACTTGAACGCTGCCCCTGACCTGCTTTACCAGGCGTTAGATCTGGCAACAGCGGGCTTTTATGTGTGTCCGATTTCGGATCCATCGGGTGCCGGGCAAGATCTTGATGCTTGTCGCGAGGACGCGGATGCGTCCGGCCGTTTGACCGACGTTTTCTTTTCCAAGCGGACGTTCGCATCGCTGGGCCATCCCATTCCCGCCGACGATCTTTGGCAATCTTGGGTCGGTCTGATACATCCCGATGATCTTCAACGTGTCGTTGACGAAATCAAACATGCGATGAATCAGACGTCTGCGACGGTGTTGATCGAATATCGATTGCTTCGTGACGACGGTTCATACCGCTTCACCCGTGAATCGGGAAAGATGGTTCGTCCCGATCAGCTAGGCCGCACGTGTTACTTGGGCGTGCTGTCGGACATCGATCGTCAAGTCGAATTCGAACGACAATTGATCCGCCAGAACCACGACACGCAAACGATTCTGGATACGATCCCCACCTGCATTTGGGTCAAAGACGAACAGTCGCGAATCGAACGCGTCAATCGTGCCGCCGCGGAGGGAACGGGGCTGCCACCGGAACAGATCGTCGGAAAACTGACCCGCGATGTTTACCCATCCGAAGCCAAGCGGTTCGAAGAAACCGATGCGACGATCATGCAGGGCGACATGGTTCGGGCGGTACCGGAGAAACTGGTCCATCGTGACGGTTCGTTTCGCAACATGTTGATCGACAAATACAAGTTGCAGTGTGATGCCGATTCGCAGGCACGCATTTTGGTCGTCGGAAGCGATGTCACCGAATTGGTTTCGACGCAGCGGGCAATGGCAAAAAGCGAAGCGTTGTTTCGCACCATGTTCGACAGCAGCCCGATCGGAATGTTGTTGGTCGACAATGATGGCACGATTCGCTTGGCGAATGACCGATGCCAAACGATGTTCGGCTATCAGGATGGCGAGCTGATCAATCATGCGATCGAACAGTTGGTGCCGCTGTCCGCACGCGGTGCGCATCGTCGACATCGGGACTCGTTCTCGTCCGTCCCCCAGGGCCGCCGGCGCGGAGACATCCGGCATTTGCCTGCGGTGCGTAAAGATGGTTCCAAGTTTGTCGTCGACGTTTGGCTGACCAACGTGTCGGTCGACAATCAGGTGATGACGTTGGCCAGCGTTTCGGACGTGACCGAACAAGCCAATACCGAAACCAGATTGAAACTGGCCGTCGAAGTGGGCAACGTCGGTTTCTGGGAAACCGATCCCAATACGGGACGCGTCGAGCTTTCGCCCCAGGCCATGCGGCAAATGGGTATCACGGAACCGATCACCGACGTGCAAGGGTTTTTGGATCGGCTGCATCCCGATGACAGGGAAGCCACGTTAAAGGCGTTCGACGATCATGTGCGAGGTGATTTGCCGATCTACGAAGCAGTGTTTCGATTGCTTCACGTCGATGGCGATTACCGCTGGGTGATTTCGCGTGGGATCTGCATTCGTGATGACGATGGCGTTGCCCAGCCGGCGGTGGGTTTTCATATCGACATCACCGAACAGCAAGAGATGAAGCTGGAACTGGAACGCAGCAACCAGGACTTGGACCGTTTTGCCTACATCGCTTCCCATGATTTGAAGGCTCCGCTGCGGGGGATTCGGAACATCGTCGGCTGGCTGCAAGAAGACTTGGACGATCGGGCCGACCCCGACATCGATGACCACATGCGGTTGCTGACGACCCAGGCCGATCGAATGAACCGGTTGCTGGACGATTTGTTGCAATACGCACGGATCGGACGCGAATCGGTGGCGGTGCAAGATGTCGATTTGGCGAAAACAGTTAACGAACTGTTCGAATTCATTTCCCCGCCGCAACACATCCGTTTGGAAATTCCGGATGACTTGCCGACGTTCCAGACCGCGCGAGCCCCGTTGGAACAAGTCATTCGAAATTTGTTCACCAATGCGGTCCAGCATGCCGGATCGCAGAACGACCGAATCGCGTTTGATTGCCAGCGGGACGGGGAGTTTTATTGCTTCCGTGTCCGCGACTGGGGCAAAGGTGTCCCCGCAGAGTATCACGAAAAAGTGTTCCAGCTTTTCCAGTCGATCACCCCGCGTGATCGACAATCGGGAACCGGTTTGGGGTTGGCTCTGGTGCGTCGATTGGTCGAACAAGCCGGCGGCCGTGCGTGGGTGGAATCGCCCCAAGACGGCGGGGCAGCATTCGGTTTCACTTGGCCGGTGAAATACCGCGTCTAG
- a CDS encoding serine/threonine-protein kinase, with translation MSDLTAEDFAMRVIDHGLAERREVNQAISDLGVGELTLDDAVSALQKRGLVTTLQTEKIMRGDRSGYFFGDYKVLYLIGAGTFARVYRAQKDDQVFAVKVLRKRFRDEVKELEQFLREGNMGLKLRHPNIVRIFDVVPDKRNPFLVMEFVEGQTLRDLVRIRGKLPPELALRLMYEISSGLDYAASLGISHRDLKLSNVLTTADGKAKLVDFGLAALSDRNNPEEIADCPNARAIDYAALERGTGVRKDDPRSDIFFAGNMLYHMLAGRPALTETRDRLARLNVSRFQEITPLHELVPDIPGVVNHLVQRAMTFRPDKRIQSARQLMEEAKRAMEQLAAGDRRRVDEYSVASDTPDDDETGPSNEGEGYVVMLVESKIALQNAVRERLKSKGYRVLVISDPNRALGRFVEGEDKPADCVIFGAAELGSLAVEAYNRFATDEHTCEIPSILLADRRQEQIIRQARRGPNRKLLALPLKVRELRAALVKLLASVPRREMGY, from the coding sequence ATGAGCGATTTGACCGCCGAAGATTTCGCCATGCGAGTGATCGACCATGGGCTGGCCGAACGCCGTGAGGTCAATCAGGCGATCAGCGACCTGGGTGTGGGTGAATTGACGCTGGACGACGCCGTTTCCGCGCTGCAAAAACGTGGACTGGTGACCACGTTGCAGACCGAAAAGATCATGCGGGGCGATCGCTCGGGATACTTTTTCGGTGATTACAAGGTCCTGTATCTGATCGGTGCTGGTACCTTCGCTCGGGTGTATCGCGCTCAGAAAGACGACCAGGTTTTCGCGGTCAAAGTGCTGCGAAAACGCTTTCGCGACGAAGTCAAAGAACTGGAACAGTTCTTACGCGAAGGCAACATGGGATTGAAGCTGCGGCATCCCAACATCGTTCGCATTTTTGACGTCGTGCCCGACAAGCGGAATCCGTTCTTGGTGATGGAATTCGTCGAAGGACAAACGCTTCGGGATCTGGTCCGGATTCGGGGCAAGCTGCCGCCCGAATTGGCGTTGCGATTGATGTACGAAATCAGCAGCGGATTGGACTATGCGGCGTCTCTGGGGATTTCCCACCGTGACTTGAAGTTGTCCAACGTGCTGACGACCGCCGACGGCAAGGCCAAGCTGGTCGACTTTGGTTTGGCCGCGCTCAGCGACCGCAACAATCCCGAGGAAATCGCGGATTGCCCCAACGCGCGGGCGATCGACTATGCGGCATTGGAACGTGGAACAGGAGTCCGAAAAGACGATCCACGCAGCGATATCTTTTTCGCCGGAAACATGCTGTACCACATGCTGGCCGGCCGGCCGGCGTTGACGGAAACTCGTGACCGGTTGGCTCGGTTGAACGTTTCGCGTTTCCAGGAAATCACTCCGCTGCATGAATTGGTTCCCGACATTCCTGGGGTGGTCAATCATCTGGTTCAGCGTGCGATGACTTTCCGACCGGACAAGCGGATCCAGTCGGCCCGACAGTTGATGGAAGAGGCCAAGCGGGCGATGGAACAATTGGCCGCCGGGGATCGACGCCGCGTGGATGAATACAGCGTGGCCAGTGATACACCCGACGACGATGAAACGGGCCCGTCCAACGAGGGCGAAGGTTACGTCGTGATGTTGGTGGAATCCAAGATCGCACTGCAGAACGCGGTTCGCGAACGCTTGAAATCCAAGGGCTATCGCGTCCTGGTGATCAGCGACCCCAACCGGGCGTTGGGACGTTTCGTCGAAGGCGAAGACAAGCCCGCGGACTGTGTGATTTTTGGCGCCGCGGAATTGGGATCGCTGGCTGTTGAAGCGTACAACCGATTCGCGACCGACGAACACACCTGTGAGATCCCGTCGATCTTGTTGGCCGATCGTCGTCAGGAACAAATCATTCGCCAAGCCCGTCGCGGACCCAATCGCAAGCTGTTGGCATTGCCACTGAAGGTCCGTGAATTGCGTGCGGCGTTGGTCAAACTGTTGGCATCGGTGCCGCGTCGCGAGATGGGTTACTAG
- a CDS encoding trypsin-like peptidase domain-containing protein, translated as MRLILRNSLPAGVHSAISAPLLAVVVLMLADGNTTDAQGTSPAAQRLQFQTAMASSVRDACDPLWQSVVTVQPIGTADSAGNEVRADAPTTGIIVDGDGYILTSNLVTKANAASLLIRLDDGSRHAAEVVATDHHRNLVLLKIDTDQPLIPADLSSPPTMQVGQTTIAMGRYGSDGSPLVSTGILSALSRLEGIAIQTDARVSPSFYGGPLIDLTGRILGIVIPAVAVGGAEEETSWYDAGIAFAIPARVITEKLKRLKSGEDIRKGLLGLVPKTKDPYDSDTALASVRLRSPAEQAGLIAGDVVTKVAGRDVQRFQQIKEALGPYDAGDTIDVSVRRDDQVVDVQIQLADSIPPLQPQRLGIIASSPADQSGSDQDDAQSQGVIVDDVIPNSPAAKTFQVGDRIVAAGKIDDIDIETLRRLVVTASPDQPTTFKVMRQPDADQSDAAPLELSVQTNSVAGPITGKTPTSWASDWKDADWSTEPLKLPDVPNAAVVLAPSVGESATGRPLGLFVALQQPGDPPPEKAIETWNEAAKQSGVVVCVVAAESDQGWKPKEIDLIDRIAAAVIKRTGVASTAVAIGSVSGAIGGDAGPADAMALAAGLSLVHRFGGIALSDKTRPPAIRVKENDPETAVHVLLPISDDDSLPTWGTALRRAGYAIINAKPLDRAGLLRWVRQLQAI; from the coding sequence ATGCGATTGATCTTACGGAATTCATTGCCCGCTGGCGTTCACTCGGCCATTTCGGCGCCCCTTCTTGCCGTCGTCGTCTTGATGTTGGCGGATGGAAACACCACGGACGCCCAAGGCACATCGCCCGCCGCGCAGCGTTTGCAGTTTCAAACCGCGATGGCGTCCAGCGTCCGCGACGCCTGCGATCCGCTTTGGCAATCCGTTGTGACCGTCCAGCCGATCGGCACGGCCGATTCCGCCGGCAACGAAGTCCGCGCCGATGCCCCCACCACGGGAATCATTGTCGATGGCGACGGTTACATTTTGACCTCCAACTTGGTGACCAAAGCGAACGCCGCCAGTCTGTTGATTCGACTGGACGACGGGTCGCGTCACGCGGCCGAAGTCGTTGCGACCGACCACCATCGAAACTTGGTGTTGTTGAAGATCGATACCGACCAGCCTTTGATCCCGGCCGATCTGTCGTCGCCGCCGACGATGCAAGTCGGACAAACGACCATCGCGATGGGACGTTATGGCAGCGATGGATCCCCACTGGTCAGCACCGGAATTTTGAGCGCACTTTCGCGATTGGAAGGCATCGCAATCCAGACCGACGCCCGTGTCAGCCCATCGTTCTACGGCGGCCCGCTGATCGATCTGACCGGACGCATTCTGGGGATCGTCATTCCCGCGGTTGCCGTCGGCGGCGCCGAAGAAGAAACCAGTTGGTACGACGCCGGAATTGCGTTCGCGATTCCAGCCCGCGTGATCACCGAAAAACTGAAACGCCTGAAGTCCGGTGAAGACATCCGCAAGGGTTTGCTGGGCTTGGTCCCCAAAACCAAAGATCCCTATGACAGTGACACCGCATTGGCTTCGGTACGCTTGCGTTCGCCTGCCGAACAAGCCGGGCTGATCGCCGGCGACGTGGTCACGAAAGTGGCCGGCCGCGATGTTCAACGTTTTCAACAGATCAAAGAAGCTTTGGGACCCTATGACGCCGGCGACACGATCGACGTTTCGGTACGACGCGATGATCAGGTCGTCGACGTCCAGATTCAGTTGGCCGACAGCATCCCGCCGCTGCAACCACAACGACTCGGCATCATCGCAAGCTCACCGGCCGACCAGTCAGGATCCGACCAGGACGATGCACAATCGCAGGGTGTCATTGTCGACGATGTGATCCCCAATTCCCCGGCCGCGAAGACCTTCCAAGTCGGTGACCGTATCGTCGCCGCCGGAAAGATCGATGACATCGACATTGAAACGCTGCGACGTTTGGTGGTGACGGCTTCGCCCGATCAACCGACGACTTTCAAGGTGATGCGTCAGCCCGATGCCGATCAATCCGACGCGGCGCCGCTGGAACTTTCCGTTCAAACGAATTCGGTCGCCGGCCCAATCACTGGCAAAACTCCGACGTCTTGGGCCAGCGATTGGAAGGACGCCGATTGGTCCACCGAACCGTTGAAGTTGCCCGACGTCCCCAATGCAGCGGTTGTTCTGGCACCGTCGGTCGGGGAATCGGCAACGGGCCGCCCGTTGGGTTTGTTCGTTGCATTGCAACAACCGGGTGACCCGCCTCCGGAAAAGGCCATTGAAACTTGGAACGAAGCGGCCAAGCAATCGGGCGTGGTGGTCTGTGTAGTCGCCGCGGAATCGGACCAAGGTTGGAAACCGAAAGAAATCGACTTGATCGATCGGATCGCCGCCGCAGTGATCAAACGGACTGGCGTCGCATCGACGGCGGTCGCCATCGGATCCGTCTCCGGTGCAATCGGTGGTGACGCGGGGCCGGCCGACGCGATGGCGTTGGCCGCTGGACTGTCGCTGGTCCACCGATTCGGCGGGATCGCACTATCGGACAAGACGCGTCCTCCGGCCATTCGCGTGAAGGAAAACGATCCGGAAACGGCGGTGCATGTCCTGTTGCCCATCAGTGATGACGATTCGCTGCCCACCTGGGGTACGGCCCTGCGACGTGCCGGATACGCAATCATCAACGCTAAACCACTGGACCGGGCCGGACTTTTGCGTTGGGTGCGGCAGTTGCAAGCGATCTGA
- a CDS encoding S1C family serine protease — translation MITWKHNDRKSIGTSAATLGTRAMTCVALALGLVFAWSAGPSNAQPPTMHDLAREAQKRVVKIYGAGGKRGLEAYQSGFLVSPFGHVATAWSYVLDVEPIVVTDDGRRFDSKIVGFQPALELAVLKIDVDGLEYFPLPGKGDDPADSTTWIEPAIGDPVLAVSNLFGVATGNEPASVMQGTIAAVARLDAGRGNFKTPYRGKVFVLDLIANNPGAAGGALVAPDGRLVAMLGKELRDSETGVWLNYAIPISVIKTAVDDIVAGRESVVPDESDPILDRDRSHNLETLGLVLVPDVLEKTPAFVDEVIAKSPGAKSELRPDDLLLMINGRRIDGQASLKDQLRRIDRRDKVQLTIQRGTQIIPVTIQP, via the coding sequence GTGATCACGTGGAAGCACAACGATCGGAAAAGCATCGGCACATCCGCGGCGACACTCGGTACGCGGGCGATGACATGCGTCGCCTTAGCGTTGGGGCTGGTGTTCGCTTGGTCGGCCGGCCCATCAAACGCTCAGCCGCCGACGATGCACGACTTGGCCCGCGAAGCACAAAAACGAGTTGTCAAGATTTATGGGGCTGGCGGAAAACGCGGACTGGAAGCCTATCAAAGCGGGTTCCTGGTATCGCCGTTCGGACATGTCGCCACGGCGTGGAGCTACGTTCTGGACGTCGAACCCATCGTCGTGACCGATGACGGCCGACGCTTTGATTCCAAGATCGTCGGATTCCAACCGGCGTTGGAATTGGCGGTGCTGAAAATCGATGTCGACGGCTTGGAATACTTTCCCTTGCCCGGCAAAGGCGATGATCCCGCCGACTCGACCACCTGGATCGAACCGGCGATCGGTGATCCCGTTCTGGCGGTCAGCAACCTGTTCGGCGTGGCGACGGGAAACGAACCCGCCAGCGTGATGCAGGGAACCATCGCGGCCGTCGCGCGTCTGGATGCGGGCCGCGGCAATTTCAAAACACCCTATCGCGGCAAAGTGTTCGTGTTGGATTTGATCGCCAACAATCCGGGGGCGGCCGGTGGCGCGTTGGTGGCTCCGGACGGACGCTTGGTCGCGATGTTAGGCAAAGAACTGCGTGACTCCGAAACCGGTGTTTGGTTGAATTATGCGATACCGATCTCCGTGATCAAAACGGCTGTCGATGACATCGTCGCCGGTCGCGAATCTGTGGTGCCCGATGAATCGGATCCGATTTTGGATCGTGATCGATCCCACAATCTGGAAACACTTGGTCTGGTTTTGGTGCCGGATGTCTTAGAGAAAACGCCCGCCTTCGTCGACGAGGTCATCGCCAAGTCGCCCGGCGCCAAATCCGAGCTTCGTCCCGACGACTTGCTACTGATGATCAACGGTCGTCGCATCGATGGCCAAGCCAGCCTGAAAGACCAGTTGCGCCGAATCGACCGACGCGACAAAGTCCAATTGACGATCCAGCGTGGCACACAAATCATTCCCGTCACGATCCAGCCTTGA
- a CDS encoding S1C family serine protease yields MPTVTPFPIQPGRRMFQRILFLCLFGSLGFVMGGLAPPDASAELPEPVRQAEADRIAAIAKAMPSAVSVFVPGGAGGGSGVLISPDGFALTNFHVTSPAGEYMRCGLSDGNIYDAVIVGIDPVGDLAMIQLLGRNDFPVAEIGDSLAARPGDWCMAIGNPFLLATDLQPTVTWGILSGVGRYQYPSGTLLEYGDCLQTDASINPGNSGGPLYDVSGRLLGIIGRCSFEKRSRVNVGVGYAISIRQAQNFLGYLHSGRIVDHATLGATVSTDPDAGVVVTNILESSDAYRRGLRYGSEILEVDGRPVVTANELQNVLATIPAHWRIKIAFEQDGETVETLVRLSSVHQQDELLEKMQAALPPPPPRPAPEKAPDDDDAEPSGGEPSDAPEEPKQRDPHGHPHGSADAGSDIPPVAKQRIQRRRGFANGYYNQLETDRVVNQLNRQSPTGQVQADDVWVITGQTDQPRPQDVQIRIAADRTALIVGDDSAELTTASDRYDAIDSGDYSALLVALDSWRRILADGPARFGETYFMGTMPLAGERPLRDCLLGMRSDTETRWLSHPETGTLEVVEVFADRDTDPAELWLQYGDSQSENVPAVLDLRFGTDSVLRIKVDSWTSVPAPNADAQSPAANASDQQEDAS; encoded by the coding sequence GTGCCCACCGTCACGCCGTTTCCGATCCAACCCGGGCGTCGAATGTTCCAGCGTATCCTGTTCCTGTGCCTTTTCGGTTCGCTTGGTTTTGTCATGGGCGGTTTGGCCCCGCCCGATGCGTCAGCCGAATTGCCCGAACCGGTGCGACAGGCCGAAGCGGACCGGATCGCCGCAATCGCCAAAGCGATGCCTTCGGCCGTCAGCGTCTTTGTCCCCGGCGGTGCGGGCGGTGGCAGCGGCGTTCTGATTTCGCCGGACGGTTTCGCCCTGACCAACTTTCACGTGACCAGCCCGGCCGGTGAATACATGCGGTGCGGCCTGAGCGACGGCAACATTTATGACGCCGTGATCGTCGGGATCGACCCGGTGGGCGATTTGGCGATGATCCAGTTGCTGGGACGTAATGACTTTCCCGTCGCCGAGATCGGCGACAGTTTGGCCGCGCGACCGGGCGATTGGTGCATGGCCATCGGCAACCCGTTCTTGTTGGCCACGGATCTGCAACCCACCGTGACCTGGGGAATCCTTAGCGGCGTCGGACGTTATCAGTATCCCAGCGGAACGTTGCTGGAATACGGCGACTGTTTGCAGACCGATGCGTCGATCAACCCGGGCAACTCTGGCGGCCCGCTGTACGACGTTTCCGGCCGACTGTTGGGCATCATCGGACGATGCAGTTTTGAAAAACGCAGTCGCGTCAACGTCGGCGTCGGCTATGCGATCTCCATCCGCCAAGCACAGAACTTTTTGGGATACCTGCACAGTGGCCGCATCGTCGACCACGCCACGCTTGGCGCAACCGTTTCGACCGATCCGGACGCCGGCGTGGTGGTGACGAACATCTTGGAAAGCAGCGACGCGTATCGGCGTGGCCTGCGGTACGGTTCGGAAATCCTGGAAGTCGACGGTCGGCCCGTGGTCACCGCAAACGAACTGCAAAACGTCTTGGCCACCATCCCGGCGCACTGGCGAATCAAGATCGCTTTTGAACAAGACGGCGAGACCGTGGAAACACTGGTCCGCCTTTCCAGCGTGCATCAACAAGACGAATTGCTGGAAAAGATGCAGGCCGCTTTACCACCACCGCCACCCAGACCGGCACCGGAAAAAGCACCGGACGATGACGATGCGGAACCATCGGGCGGCGAACCATCCGATGCACCGGAGGAACCGAAACAGCGTGACCCACACGGTCATCCCCACGGTTCTGCCGACGCGGGTTCGGATATTCCGCCAGTGGCAAAGCAAAGAATTCAGCGTCGCCGCGGATTCGCCAATGGCTATTACAATCAATTGGAAACGGATCGCGTCGTGAACCAGTTGAACCGTCAATCACCAACCGGCCAAGTCCAAGCGGACGACGTTTGGGTGATCACCGGCCAGACCGATCAACCACGGCCGCAAGACGTCCAAATTCGAATCGCCGCCGATCGCACCGCGTTGATCGTGGGCGACGATTCGGCGGAACTGACCACGGCATCGGACCGCTATGACGCGATCGATTCGGGTGACTATTCGGCACTGCTTGTTGCCCTGGATTCATGGCGGCGCATCCTAGCCGATGGCCCCGCGCGCTTTGGCGAAACCTACTTCATGGGCACCATGCCGTTGGCGGGCGAACGTCCGCTGCGTGATTGTTTGCTGGGGATGCGAAGCGATACCGAAACGCGTTGGCTGTCGCATCCCGAAACGGGCACCCTGGAAGTGGTGGAGGTCTTCGCCGACCGTGACACCGATCCGGCGGAACTGTGGCTGCAATACGGCGATTCCCAAAGCGAAAACGTGCCGGCTGTTTTGGACCTGCGTTTCGGCACCGACAGTGTTCTGCGAATCAAAGTCGACAGCTGGACCAGTGTGCCGGCCCCCAACGCCGACGCGCAGTCGCCGGCCGCCAATGCATCAGATCAACAGGAGGATGCATCGTGA
- the moaC gene encoding cyclic pyranopterin monophosphate synthase MoaC, producing the protein MSHFSPDGDPRMVDVSAKPPTVRTATARGVITMSAATADRIRNADTAKGDVITVAQLAAIQSAKRTPDLIPLCHSIAVESVDVTFQWAGRESNTQESPPDKSTGSDGPVQLLCDATVKTSGKTGVEMEALTAVSVGCLTVYDMAKSIERGMTIGPIWLIHKSGGKSGDYQAPPRDTRPR; encoded by the coding sequence ATGTCCCACTTTTCACCCGACGGCGACCCGCGGATGGTCGACGTTTCCGCCAAACCGCCGACCGTCCGCACGGCAACAGCCCGTGGCGTGATCACGATGTCGGCCGCAACGGCCGATCGCATTCGCAACGCGGATACCGCCAAAGGCGATGTGATCACGGTCGCCCAATTGGCGGCGATCCAATCCGCCAAACGAACGCCGGATTTAATCCCGCTGTGCCACAGCATCGCCGTGGAATCGGTCGACGTGACGTTCCAGTGGGCCGGTCGCGAATCCAACACCCAGGAATCGCCCCCCGATAAATCAACCGGTTCCGATGGCCCGGTCCAATTGCTGTGCGATGCCACGGTCAAGACGTCGGGAAAGACGGGCGTGGAAATGGAAGCCCTGACGGCGGTGTCGGTCGGGTGTCTGACGGTCTATGACATGGCCAAATCGATCGAGCGAGGGATGACGATCGGGCCGATTTGGCTGATCCACAAATCGGGCGGAAAGTCGGGCGACTATCAGGCACCGCCGCGTGACACCCGGCCGCGATGA
- a CDS encoding helix-turn-helix domain-containing protein, whose protein sequence is MKVFTTGQVAKICKVAPRTVSKWFDSGRLKGYRIPGSQDRRIPREYLIKFLKEHGMPLGDLEDEAMAKCLIVAQDQVLIENLKRELPPEKSFKVAVAASGFEAGIQAESFSPDCIIVDFSIGKIEAVQICQNLRKNIDFTDIVLIALLPDDGQPMSFDRSSINETFKKPFDAHLLAERLRTLVGARKELV, encoded by the coding sequence ATGAAGGTCTTCACAACTGGACAGGTCGCCAAGATCTGTAAAGTAGCACCACGGACCGTATCGAAGTGGTTCGATTCGGGACGTTTGAAAGGTTACCGCATTCCTGGATCCCAGGACCGCCGTATCCCGCGTGAGTATCTGATCAAGTTCCTCAAGGAGCACGGCATGCCGCTGGGCGACTTGGAGGACGAAGCGATGGCCAAGTGCCTGATCGTCGCTCAAGATCAGGTTCTGATCGAAAACTTGAAGCGTGAACTGCCCCCGGAAAAATCGTTCAAAGTGGCCGTGGCCGCCAGCGGTTTCGAAGCGGGAATTCAAGCCGAAAGCTTCAGCCCGGACTGTATCATCGTCGACTTTTCGATCGGCAAGATCGAAGCCGTGCAGATTTGCCAAAACCTGCGCAAGAACATCGACTTTACTGATATCGTCCTGATCGCTCTGCTGCCCGATGACGGTCAGCCGATGAGCTTCGATCGCAGCAGCATCAACGAAACGTTCAAGAAGCCGTTCGACGCCCACTTGTTGGCCGAACGTCTGCGAACGCTGGTCGGTGCTCGTAAAGAGCTCGTCTGA